Proteins co-encoded in one Brassica oleracea var. oleracea cultivar TO1000 chromosome C4, BOL, whole genome shotgun sequence genomic window:
- the LOC106338122 gene encoding F-box/kelch-repeat protein At5g48990-like, which produces MCAYSSLLNQTFIRNSPPIEWSNLVAVDHKLYAINKEDDFTSCSSNVFFLDRRTHTWVVEGLVDSASGRSVFLTKDLVEFGSACLIEKIYYCYGSTGEFLWSNNSAEVDGWKKVEGLEGLSKLARYSNVNLVDCGGKMLVFWDKYVPAGNMEKMIWCAEISLEMRSSGEQVWGKVEWFDAVLKVPKSYKFVYSIAATV; this is translated from the exons ATGTGTGCTTACAGTTCCCTACTGAACCAAACCTTC ATTCGCAACTCTCCTCCCATAGAATGGTCCAATCTCGTAGCTGTTGATCATAAACTCTACGCCATCAACAAAGAAGATGACTTCACCTCCTGCTCGTCAAACGTCTTCTTCCTCGACCGCCGAACGCACACGTGGGTGGTCGAAGGACTTGTTGATTCAGCGTCTGGTAGGAGTGTTTTCCTTACAAAGGACTTGGTAGAGTTTGGTAGTGCTTGTTTGATAGAGAAAATATACTATTGTTATGGATCTACTGGAGAGTTTCTTTGGTCTAACAATAGCGCCGAGGTAGATGGTTGGAAGAAAGTTGAAGGTTTGGAAGGACTGTCTAAGCTTGCCCGTTATAGCAATGTTAATTTGGTTGATTGTGGTGGTAAGATGCTGGTGTTTTGGGATAAGTATGTGCCTGCTGGGAATATGGAGAAGATGATTTGGTGTGCTGAGATTTCTCTGGAAATGCGCAGCAGCGGTGAACAGGTTTGGGGGAAGGTCGAGTGGTTCGATGCTGTGCTTAAAGTACCCAAGTCTTACAAATTCGTGTATTCCATTGCTGCTACCGTTTGA
- the LOC106341732 gene encoding cell division cycle 20.2, cofactor of APC complex-like encodes MDGKIVNNDVRIRSHVVGTYRGHTGEICGLKWSGSGMQLASGGNDNVVHVWDLSSASSRWLHRLEEHTSAVKALAWCPFQSNLLATGGGGTDGAIKFWNTHTGACLNSVDTGSQVCALLWSKNDRELLSSHGFSQNHLALWKYPSLVKMAELTGHTSRVLYMTQSPDGSTVASAAGDESLRFWDVFGMPETAKKPVQKAAHEPFSRVPRIR; translated from the coding sequence ATGGACGGGAAGATTGTCAACAACGATGTCAGGATCAGGTCGCATGTTGTGGGAACTTACAGAGGTCACACTGGAGAGATTTGTGGACTCAAGTGGTCAGGTTCTGGAATGCAGCTTGCTAGTGGTGGCAACGATAATGTGGTTCACGTATGGGATCTCTCTTCTGCGTCTTCGAGATGGCTGCACAGGCTTGAGGAACATACTTCTGCCGTGAAAGCTCTTGCTTGGTGCCCCTTCCAATCGAATTTGCTTGCAACTGGTGGTGGTGGAACAGATGGGGCGATCAAGTTCTGGAACACTCACACCGGAGCTTGCTTGAACTCTGTAGACACAGGATCCCAAGTGTGTGCTTTGTTGTGGAGCAAGAATGACAGAGAGTTGCTTAGCTCACATGGGTTTTCTCAGAACCACCTTGCACTTTGGAAGTACCCATCCTTGGTGAAAATGGCTGAGCTCACTGGCCATACATCAAGAGTTCTGTATATGACACAGAGTCCTGATGGCTCTACCGTTGCTTCAGCTGCAGGAGACGAGAGTTTGAGGTTTTGGGATGTTTTTGGAATGCCAGAGACTGCCAAAAAACCTGTTCAGAAAGCAGCCCATGAGCCATTTTCTCGCGTGCCTCGTATCCGTTGA